In Uranotaenia lowii strain MFRU-FL chromosome 2, ASM2978415v1, whole genome shotgun sequence, one genomic interval encodes:
- the LOC129746617 gene encoding uncharacterized protein LOC129746617: protein MNGRKSGTSTRIASNFTTSSRKSVLQGTKNFVWDREEISSNQPYFDRNYENPYNRPPNEVNFLGGLGNKKPNFRSKVHPQRVSTVQKLMKMRTSNRMLETLTEDLRNVNMVRHGAAGRNRKPAGNVRKFIDKITDELQIAGNLERSTPSEQSEEQFMASNRNKMSNDDYKDMIEKLDRRLLDDQCPSASFGTTFRDWATRERFNFKNRNNIEMMKRERDNLESELCSSVDTRSYDFISNEGKRVTKVRNASKIPHLEGFMYGPFTQLPRLDPLLENETKFGIPQSLLVRSYQEIDSMKAGERNVVNTRLAHMRIPLCPRSSDESSDDDDKLEEVKILSFIRTPYFRIPRVRTEKRRRKDRLRSRWLKKDRLKRITMLLYDRSEENLKSKKKSSSKRGYGSESGDSEDSTRKVSKKASTRDSTKLSERKQRYYEFIEEKSLEYRRMYDESLQQRMTTFQDFKKIESALDDKISETSRSRSRMQKLKTPEEPSEPSEKAELRFPGQRIKSLTRSDGLMGSFYIDPEFHDKAKNLKLYKKRSKYYTSLMRSRSNIRQRLQVNAPDFEEEQLGFKTKFFNRLATEWDNYYIHELRYRPKIRKFCPKTDILKMREQRRNNFLQYYIAENLLKMRERQMLERRFAKWIKDFCNQTKPMFKVWKDQAYDKVIAMTDQEKNARQETKRLANVLREREEQVQTITEQILLLEERWTKIMHTRNYYFLLMDPQWRLEHDHLHRNPDGSLLSVTDGVKNCKTLFIRTEGNNIGTEIASFYGEKIFPELEKQPICEPDYELFHKGLNQINHRTIDVIQKYNHKLMIFSRIDYHYKGVIEDFPRFLSHHQYLLDTYNRKMEMVQRKKQALKVQVDELLGEPLRKSVGNEHLRTTITILGQLYDYIRKSKGLGKEIVEIDCLEKLSSIHQYVQDLLSKLDQLPLDVLKESEREARHNRRQALKKANDAFKRKEVFDLLRKQLKFHVKK, encoded by the exons ATGAACGGCCGCAAAAGTGGAACTTCAACGAGAATAGCCTCTAATTTTACGACTTCCAGTCGTAAATCGGTCCTGCAG gGAACAAAAAACTTCGTTTGGGATCGGGAAGAGATTTCCTCGAATCAACCATACTTCGATCGGAACTATGAGAATCCCTATAATCGGCCACCAAATGAGGTTAACTTCCTCGGAGGTTTGGGCAACAAGAAGCCCAACTTCCGTTCCAAAGTGCATCCGCAGCGTGTCTCGACGGTTCAAAAGTTGATGAAAATGCGAACCTCCAATCGAATGCTGGAAACGTTGACGGAGGATTTGAGGAATGTGAATATGGTGCGGCATGGAGCAGCCGGTAGAAATCGAAAGCCAGCTGGGAACGTTAGGAAGTTTATCGATAAAATAACGGACGAGCTGCAAATTGCGGGGAACTTGGAACGTTCGACTCCATCGGAACAATCGGAGGAACAATTTATGGCTAGCAATCGTAACAAAATGTCAAATGACGACTACAAggatatgattgaaaaattggATCGGAGACTGTTGGACGACCAATGTCCAAGTGCCTCATTTGGGACGACTTTTCGTGATTGGGCTACACGGGaaagattcaattttaaaaatcgaaataacATAGAAATGATGAAACGAGAAAGGGATAATCTCGAATCGGAACTATGTTCTTCGGTCGATACGAGGTCTTATGATTTTATTTCCAATGAAGGAAAGCGTGTTACGAAAGTTCGTAACGCATCGAAAATTCCCCACTTGGAAGGATTTATGTATGGACCATTCACTCAGCTTCCTCGACTTGATCCATTACTcgaaaatgaaactaaattcgGCATTCCACAAAGTTTATTGGTACGATCTTACCAAGAGATAGATTCGATGAAAGCAGGAGAACGCAATGTAGTCAATACTCGACTGGCTCACATGAGAATTCCGTTGTGCCCAAGAAGCAGTGACGAATCCTCCGATGATGACGATAAGTTGGAGGAAGTGAAAATTCTTTCCTTTATCAGAACACCTTATTTCAGAATTCCCAGGGTTCGCACCGAGAAAAGACGTCGCAAAGATCGACTCCGAAGTCGCTGGTTGAAAAAAGATCGTCTGAAACGGATCACCATGCTGCTGTACGATCGATCCGAGGAAAATCTGAAATCAAAGAAGAAATCCTCTTCTAAGCGTGGATATGGTTCTGAGTCAGGTGATTCAGAGGATTCCACTCGGAAAGTTTCCAAAAAAGCTTCAACTAGAGATTCAACTAAACTTTCGGAACGAAAACAGCGCTACTATGAGtttattgaagaaaaatctCTCGAATACCGGCGTATGTACGATGAAAGTCTTCAACAACGTATGACAACGTTTCaggattttaagaaaatagaaTCTGCGCTGGATGATAAGATTTCGGAAACATCCCGCTCTCGATCCAGGATGCAGAAACTGAAAACTCCGGAAGAGCCGAGTGAACCTTCTGAAAAAGCTGAATTGCGTTTTCCAGGACAACGTATCAAAAGTCTTACCCGAAGTGATGGACTCATGGGATCGTTTTATATTGATCCAGAGTTTCATGACaaggcaaaaaatttgaaattgt ATAAAAAGCGATCCAAGTACTACACCAGTTTGATGAGAAGTCGCTCCAACATTCGACAACGGCTACAGGTCAATGCTCCCGACTTCGAAGAAGAACAGCTAGGATTCAAAACGAAATTCTTCAACCGCTTGGCCACCGAATGGGACAACTACTACATCCACGAGCTGCGCTACCGTCCAAAGATAAGAAAATTTTGTCCCAAgactgatattttgaaaatgaggGAGCAAAGAAGGAACAACTTCCTTCAGTATTATATTGCTGAAAATCTGCTTAAGATGAGAGAACGTCAGATGTTGGAGCGTCGATTCGCCAAATGGATCAAAGACTTCTGCAACCAGACCAAACCGATGTTCAAGGTTTGGAAGGATCAGGCGTATGATAAAGTCATAGCCATGACCGATCAGGAGAAAAATGCCCGCCAGGAGACGAAACGGCTAGCCAATGTTTTGCGAGAACGGGAAGAACAAGTTCAAACAATAACCGAACAAATTCTGTTGCTGGAAGAACGTTGGACTAAAATTATGCATACAAGAAACTACTACTTTCTTCTCATGGATCCACAATGGCGACTTGAACATGATCATCTTCATCGAAATCCAGATGGTTCACTTCTTTCG GTCACCGATGGAgttaaaaactgtaaaactttGTTCATTCGGACCGAGGGTAACAATATTGGAACGGAGATTGCCAGTTTCTACGGGGAGAAAATATTCCCGGAATTGGAAAAGCAACCGATTTGTGAGCCCGACTACGAACTGTTCCATAAGGGGCTTAATCAGATCAATCATCGAACAATCGATGTGATTCAAAAGTACAACCACAAGTTGATGATATTCTCCCGGATCGATTATCACTACAAGGGGGTGATTGAGGATTTTCCACGATTTTTAAGCCACCATCAGTATCTTTTGGACACCTACAATCGAAAGATGGAAATGGTTCAACGTAAGAAACAAGCGTTGAAGGTTCAGGTGGATGAACTACTTGGGGAGCCGCTGAGGAAAAGTGTTGGGAA tGAACATTTGAGAACCACAATTACGATTTTGGGACAACTTTACGATTACATAAGAAAATCCAAGGGACTCGGGAAGGAGATTGTGGAGATAGACTGTCTGGAGAAGCTTTCCTCGATTCATCAATACGTCCAA gaTCTTTTGAGCAAACTTGATCAACTGCCGTTGGATGTTTTGAAAGAATCGGAACGGGAAGCGCGTCACAATCGTCGGCAGGCACTGAAGAAGGCTAACGATGCCTTCAAACGGAAGGAAGTTTTCGACCTCTTACGCAAACAACTCAAGTTTCACGTTAAGAAGTGA